Proteins from a single region of Sebastes umbrosus isolate fSebUmb1 chromosome 8, fSebUmb1.pri, whole genome shotgun sequence:
- the LOC119493361 gene encoding uncharacterized protein LOC119493361: MDKMSLWVLTGLLAVTTVFFNVYIFLMSLWNYRQKKKWSPSETIIVALSVADVAHQLVCYFWMTMDEVDSKCRISELPYAVMLLSIYSLKFTIMWETSFLTFYYSTKLVNTPNRCYTHIQAAILKHVTLAVCFIPLCGVGTCMPMLAVFNSDNFTVPNKDCGVLMPQNPSGKIYEAMYLLLADVLPGVLMVKCCISISLHLATHLRHMKAITNGAHGPKLGSQMRVIRMALSLVAVFILFLVIDLYVNYEISVNHQNIIGLTFFFTSIFTTVTAVVLIYGKKTFWKALVHDFNVCLDEYPCLSCLKVPEQKAKPSSAPAKVKT; this comes from the coding sequence ATGGATAAAATGAGCCTCTGGGTGTTGACAGGCCTGTTGGCCGTCACTACCGTCTTCTTTAACGTCTACATCTTCTTGATGAGTCTGTGGAACTACAGGCAGAAAAAGAAGTGGAGTCCCAGCGAAACCATCATCGTGGCTCTGTCGGTGGCCGACGTGGCCCACCAGCTCGTCTGCTACTTCTGGATGACCATGGACGAGGTGGACAGCAAGTGCCGCATCTCCGAGCTGCCGTACGCCGTCATGCTGCTGTCCATCTACAGCCTCAAGTTCACCATCATGTGGGAAACCAGCTTTCTCACTTTCTACTACAGCACCAAGCTGGTGAACACGCCCAACCGCTGCTACACGCACATCCAAGCCGCCATCCTCAAGCACGTGACCTTGGCCGTTTGTTTCATTCCTCTGTGCGGCGTGGGCACCTGCATGCCGATGCTGGCTGTGTTTAACTCCGACAACTTCACCGTGCCGAACAAAGATTGTGGGGTTTTGATGCCCCAAAACCCCTCCGGCAAGATCTACGAGGCCATGTACCTGCTCCTCGCCGACGTGCTGCCGGGGGTGCTCATGGTGAAATGCTGCATCTCAATCTCCCTCCACCTGGCTACCCATCTCCGCCACATGAAAGCCATCACCAACGGAGCCCACGGGCCAAAGCTGGGCAGCCAGATGAGGGTGATCCGGATGGCTCTGTCCCTAGTGGCcgtcttcatcctcttcctcgTGATCGACCTGTACGTCAACTACGAGATATCGGTGAACCACCAGAACATCATCGGGCTCACGTTCTTCTTCACCTCCATCTTCACGACCGTCACCGCCGTGGTGCTCATCTACGGGAAGAAGACTTTCTGGAAAGCTCTGGTGCACGACTTTAACGTCTGCCTGGATGAATATCCATGTTTGTCTTGTCTGAAGGTGCCCGAACAAAAGGCCAAACCCAGCAGCGCTCCGGCGAAAGTTAAAACCTGA